A region from the Planctomycetota bacterium genome encodes:
- a CDS encoding transglutaminase family protein: protein MPDDSFTGDEVVAPVRWRVVHTTIYDYAAPVLVCHNQIHLAPRDTPRQAIVAHRVEVDPAPVRIAEHVDVFGNRVGSFVVEQPHGRLAVTATTEVDVCATAAPDDDGSRWEDVAALAVGRTGPEGPSLRGMRLDSPLVRRHDAVTAWAAESFPPGRSWRAGLEDLTRRIHRDFAYDPGATTVSTPVEQVFALRRGVCQDFAHLQIACLRALGLPTRYVSGYIASGTTAGGDGAALVGADASHAWLSCWGGRAGWVDVDPTNDCLVGGRHVTVAWGRDYGDVCPIKGVYVGGGQHRLQVAVDVRRV from the coding sequence ATGCCCGACGACTCATTCACCGGCGACGAGGTCGTCGCGCCCGTCCGCTGGCGCGTCGTCCATACGACGATCTACGACTACGCCGCGCCGGTCTTGGTCTGCCACAACCAGATCCATCTGGCGCCGCGCGACACGCCCCGGCAGGCGATCGTCGCCCACCGCGTCGAGGTCGATCCGGCACCGGTACGGATCGCCGAGCATGTCGACGTGTTCGGGAACCGCGTCGGGTCGTTCGTCGTCGAGCAACCCCATGGTCGGCTGGCGGTGACAGCGACGACCGAGGTCGACGTCTGCGCCACTGCCGCTCCCGACGACGACGGCAGCCGCTGGGAGGACGTGGCGGCGCTGGCGGTCGGCCGCACCGGCCCCGAGGGACCGTCGCTGCGCGGCATGCGGCTCGATTCGCCGCTCGTCCGGCGACACGACGCGGTGACCGCGTGGGCGGCGGAGTCGTTTCCCCCGGGGCGTTCGTGGCGTGCCGGCCTCGAGGATCTCACCCGGCGGATCCACCGCGACTTCGCCTACGATCCGGGCGCGACGACCGTGAGCACCCCGGTCGAGCAGGTGTTCGCCCTGCGTCGCGGGGTCTGCCAGGATTTCGCCCACCTGCAGATCGCCTGCCTCCGCGCGCTGGGCCTGCCGACCCGGTACGTCAGCGGCTACATCGCCAGCGGCACCACCGCCGGCGGTGACGGCGCGGCACTCGTCGGCGCCGACGCGTCGCATGCCTGGCTGTCGTGCTGGGGCGGCCGGGCGGGCTGGGTGGACGTCGATCCCACCAACGACTGCCTCGTCGGCGGTCGCCACGTGACGGTCGCGTGGGGCCGTGATTACGGCGACGTCTGCCCGATCAAGGGGGTGTACGTCGGCGGCGGGCAGCACCGCCTGCAGGTCGCGGTCGACGTGCGGCGGGTATGA